Part of the Candidatus Dadabacteria bacterium genome, CCCAGACCGTCCCCATGTGGAAATAGAAAATTCTCTGCACATGGCCCATAACCACTTCCGTAGGCGCGTAAAGAAGCGTCATCCAGGTAGCGAGAACCATCAGCGCAAACGTCAGGAAAAACAGTATGTTTCGCATTTTTTTAAAAAGAAAGCGGGTCAGTCCCCGCTATCCTCAATAAGATACTCAAACAGAATAGAGCATAAAAGGATGAAGATTATATCGAAGGAAACCAGTACCTGCAAAGAAAAAGCGTAGTAATCCGGAGGCCTTCCCTCCAGTATTGAAGAGCATATTCCGACCGAGGTTATCACGACAGGTATGATGAGGGGAAAAACCAGCAGGGGAAGCATCATGTCGCGAAGCTTTGTATTCAGGGCCATCGAAGAAAAAAAAGTGCCAAGCGACACAAACCCTATCGTTCCAAGAACCATAACCCCGAGAAATGGGAGTACGGTGCCGGCAAATGAAAGCGAAACCCCGTCTGCGTCAAAAAGAAAAAACAGAAGAAAAAGCGGAAGTATGAAGAGTTCGGAGAGCAGAACC contains:
- a CDS encoding heme exporter protein CcmB; translation: MRSILLIFRKDFLVEWRSKQIFPTMFVFSLLLLLVFNVAFEFRSDVDSRAVSAVIWITFIFSGLLALGRSFSLEKENNAFAFLLLTPVSRSYIYLGKLLSNTVMVLLSELFILPLFLLFFLFDADGVSLSFAGTVLPFLGVMVLGTIGFVSLGTFFSSMALNTKLRDMMLPLLVFPLIIPVVITSVGICSSILEGRPPDYYAFSLQVLVSFDIIFILLCSILFEYLIEDSGD